From Streptosporangium album, the proteins below share one genomic window:
- a CDS encoding Clp protease N-terminal domain-containing protein, which translates to MPKINVYLPDELAEAVKETGVPVSAICQRALEQAVRRVTAIRETALGAPDLDDPTARLTHFTARARAVIKLAVEQAGAAGATEVGTEHLLGGMLAEGGNLALHILRAVEIDPGHVRRELDRLAPGEPSTPPDASPLRFGRPAAGALELAVTEATGMGHNYVGCEHLLLGLIAEPDGAGGQILRSLGAEPRLTRRAVTAALAGYVHLRAQGQAGDALADPAAALSAAIRRELEPIVRRLERLEEQAGRGGE; encoded by the coding sequence GTGCCGAAGATCAACGTTTACCTGCCCGACGAGCTGGCCGAGGCGGTCAAGGAGACGGGAGTGCCGGTATCGGCCATCTGCCAGCGCGCCCTGGAACAGGCGGTACGGCGGGTCACGGCCATCAGGGAGACGGCGCTGGGCGCCCCCGACCTCGACGACCCGACGGCGCGCCTCACGCATTTCACCGCACGGGCCCGGGCCGTGATCAAGCTCGCGGTGGAGCAGGCGGGCGCTGCGGGGGCGACCGAGGTCGGCACCGAGCACCTGCTGGGCGGCATGCTGGCCGAGGGCGGCAACCTGGCCCTGCACATCCTGCGCGCCGTGGAGATCGACCCCGGCCACGTACGGCGCGAGCTGGACCGCCTGGCCCCCGGGGAACCGTCCACCCCGCCGGACGCCTCACCGCTCCGGTTCGGCAGGCCGGCTGCGGGGGCGCTGGAGCTGGCCGTCACCGAGGCGACCGGGATGGGGCACAACTACGTCGGCTGCGAGCACCTCCTCCTCGGGCTGATCGCCGAACCCGACGGAGCCGGCGGGCAGATCCTGCGGAGCCTCGGCGCCGAGCCGCGGCTGACCCGCCGCGCCGTCACCGCCGCCCTGGCCGGCTACGTCCATCTCCGGGCGCAGGGGCAGGCCGGTGACGCCCTGGCCGACCCGGCCGCGGCCCTGTCCGCCGCCATCCGGCGGGAGCTGGAGCCGATCGTCCGGCGGCTGGAACGGCTGGAGGAGCAGGCCGGTCGGGGCGGGGAGTAG
- a CDS encoding albusnodin/ikarugamycin family macrolactam cyclase, which yields MMIFGGYAGPHPHPPCLARSQTVTSSIWAGEHVPDHAVRTAAAGQIRVTVLGPCGALTADVEDLAERGVPHDAAWRWAGAYVVAHEPPGGDVVLYTDPAAARPVYVTRHADGWVWSSSARALAGLRNAGLDVDRISCAITAPGVLALTEGSTFYAGVYQLPTGARIRLPAHGGPLESATLWVPAPGRADPVTRLRTTLLDAVALRTRLGPRLSCDLSGGLDSTSPAVIAASMLPAGRPLEAVTVHPAGNRGGADLRYARIAAAAYPDRITHRLLPLTADELPYTGMAAVPVSDEPAPSTTAQARFLGQMRWMKTTFDADMHMTGDGGDSIMFVPPLQLAALIRRRRLRRVVGEAFGWARLRRATVRPILLDAVRGARTSRIAALHELAQALLAQALLAPSMSAADRADVAWFAGSSAPAWATEQARRAAAAAAHAAAYQADPLDMLDDATRCLVDQLSLSRGNTAAVDVDRRRKSPHPLMKITHRGDIRVPQRRDKAPEPVGIRPGAQAPGSPIPPAVSTWWKRHRSRLPASPGSR from the coding sequence ATGATGATCTTTGGCGGTTACGCCGGACCCCACCCCCACCCACCCTGCCTGGCCAGATCCCAGACGGTGACCTCGTCGATCTGGGCCGGCGAGCACGTCCCCGACCACGCCGTACGCACTGCGGCCGCCGGTCAGATCCGCGTCACCGTGCTCGGCCCATGCGGCGCCCTCACCGCCGACGTTGAGGACCTGGCCGAGCGCGGTGTCCCCCACGACGCCGCATGGCGGTGGGCCGGCGCCTACGTGGTCGCCCACGAGCCTCCCGGCGGAGACGTCGTGCTGTACACCGACCCGGCCGCGGCCCGCCCCGTGTACGTCACCCGCCACGCCGACGGATGGGTCTGGTCGTCCTCCGCGCGAGCCCTCGCCGGGCTCCGCAACGCCGGCCTCGACGTCGACCGGATCTCCTGCGCGATCACCGCTCCGGGCGTGCTCGCCCTCACCGAGGGCTCGACCTTCTACGCCGGCGTCTATCAACTCCCAACTGGTGCGCGGATCCGCCTGCCGGCGCACGGCGGCCCGCTTGAGAGCGCCACCCTGTGGGTCCCGGCCCCCGGGCGTGCCGACCCCGTGACCCGACTGCGTACGACCCTGCTCGACGCTGTCGCCCTGCGCACGCGCCTGGGTCCACGTCTGTCGTGTGACCTGTCCGGCGGCCTCGACTCGACTTCCCCCGCCGTCATCGCCGCCTCCATGCTGCCCGCCGGCCGCCCCTTGGAGGCGGTCACCGTGCACCCGGCCGGGAACCGCGGCGGCGCCGACCTGCGCTATGCGCGCATCGCCGCCGCCGCCTACCCCGACCGGATCACCCATCGGCTTCTGCCGCTCACCGCCGACGAGCTGCCCTACACCGGCATGGCGGCAGTGCCGGTCAGCGACGAGCCGGCCCCGTCGACCACCGCGCAAGCCCGGTTCCTCGGACAGATGCGATGGATGAAAACCACGTTCGACGCCGACATGCACATGACGGGCGACGGCGGCGACAGCATCATGTTCGTCCCGCCGCTCCAACTCGCCGCCCTGATCCGCCGCAGGCGACTGCGGCGCGTGGTCGGCGAGGCGTTCGGCTGGGCCCGGCTGCGCCGCGCCACGGTGCGGCCAATCCTCCTCGATGCCGTGCGGGGCGCTCGCACGTCCCGGATAGCCGCGCTGCACGAACTCGCCCAGGCTCTGCTCGCCCAGGCTCTGCTCGCCCCGTCGATGAGCGCGGCCGACCGGGCTGACGTCGCGTGGTTCGCCGGCTCGTCCGCACCGGCCTGGGCTACCGAGCAGGCTCGCCGCGCCGCCGCGGCTGCCGCGCACGCCGCCGCCTACCAGGCCGACCCGCTGGACATGCTCGACGACGCGACGCGATGCCTGGTTGATCAGCTTTCTCTCTCACGCGGTAATACCGCGGCCGTGGATGTCGATAGGCGGCGGAAGAGTCCGCACCCACTCATGAAGATCACGCACCGAGGCGACATCCGCGTCCCCCAACGCCGCGACAAGGCCCCGGAGCCAGTTGGGATCCGGCCCGGCGCACAGGCCCCGGGTTCGCCGATCCCACCCGCGGTCAGTACCTGGTGGAAGAGACACCGCTCACGTCTGCCGGCATCACCCGGATCGCGTTGA
- a CDS encoding albusnodin family lasso peptide yields MESHLTSTTPDAPAADELALIGIGDVAALTEGQGKGSAEDKRRAYN; encoded by the coding sequence ATGGAATCGCACCTCACCAGCACCACGCCGGACGCCCCCGCCGCTGACGAGCTCGCGTTGATCGGCATCGGTGACGTGGCCGCCCTCACCGAGGGACAGGGCAAGGGATCGGCGGAGGACAAGCGCCGCGCCTACAACTGA
- a CDS encoding helix-turn-helix domain-containing protein — protein MWQIARSRRAQIQREATTIRMRGQREGFPLERIVTALRSNLPELSPLEAWRLALGWSRTQAVAQVADVYLADGLKPPALSEAMLCRFEHGPDRPGPEYATMLARAYGAHLDQLGLRRRCVCGYSEVRYGHPYEAHPEWAPVLLPGVELMTTASGLPAVRESLRLALLDAPHGSPLVVELAEAAVEHYALNYSRHAPSVLFDEVHAARGLLGEALAAPADGVTGVELRRAAGWLSALLGNLAFHLADRSGARAHLAVAASFGDRVGDDRLVAWTLGAQSMVARHRHDLPAALTYAQVGAERAPTPLVRAQLLGWAVLPSLAQAGQAADAERALSEATSALAADSAGGAPGRFGFDAPELDLHESEAWLALGHTDRAVARAEASATGCVPHTPGWAAATLVLAQAEAPARPEDAAFRALDVLERIPADRLRSTARDRLRVLVTALGGADIASVRDLHERVRTLPPPIDIHGRGITA, from the coding sequence ATGTGGCAGATCGCCAGGTCCAGACGCGCGCAGATCCAACGCGAGGCGACGACCATTCGTATGCGCGGGCAGCGGGAAGGCTTCCCCCTGGAGCGGATCGTCACCGCGCTGCGCAGTAACCTCCCGGAGCTGTCGCCGTTGGAGGCGTGGCGGTTGGCTCTGGGCTGGTCTCGCACTCAGGCCGTCGCCCAGGTCGCCGACGTCTATCTCGCCGACGGGCTGAAGCCGCCGGCCCTGTCGGAAGCGATGCTGTGCCGCTTCGAGCATGGCCCTGATCGGCCGGGCCCGGAGTACGCGACGATGCTCGCCCGCGCGTATGGGGCGCACTTGGACCAGCTCGGTTTGAGGCGGCGGTGTGTGTGTGGGTATAGCGAGGTTCGGTACGGTCACCCGTACGAGGCCCACCCCGAGTGGGCGCCGGTCCTGCTGCCAGGAGTTGAGCTCATGACCACAGCCAGTGGACTGCCCGCCGTCCGCGAGTCTCTGCGTCTGGCCCTGCTGGATGCCCCACACGGCAGCCCATTGGTGGTGGAGCTCGCCGAGGCGGCCGTTGAGCACTACGCGCTCAACTACTCCCGCCACGCCCCCAGCGTGCTGTTCGATGAGGTGCACGCCGCCCGCGGCCTGCTCGGCGAAGCCCTGGCCGCACCCGCGGACGGTGTGACTGGAGTTGAGCTGCGCCGCGCGGCCGGATGGCTGTCAGCGTTGCTCGGCAACCTCGCGTTCCACCTCGCAGACCGCAGCGGGGCCCGCGCCCACCTTGCCGTCGCCGCGTCCTTTGGCGACCGTGTCGGTGATGACCGGCTCGTCGCGTGGACGCTTGGAGCACAGAGCATGGTCGCCCGGCACCGCCACGACCTGCCCGCCGCCCTGACCTACGCGCAGGTCGGCGCTGAGCGCGCCCCGACGCCGCTGGTTCGGGCTCAACTGCTCGGCTGGGCGGTGCTGCCGTCCCTCGCCCAGGCCGGCCAGGCGGCCGACGCTGAACGCGCGCTCAGCGAGGCGACCAGTGCCCTCGCCGCGGACTCCGCCGGCGGCGCCCCGGGCCGGTTCGGCTTCGACGCGCCCGAACTGGACTTGCACGAGTCCGAGGCGTGGCTCGCCCTCGGCCACACCGACCGGGCCGTCGCCCGCGCTGAAGCGTCCGCCACGGGCTGCGTGCCACACACCCCGGGATGGGCCGCCGCGACGCTCGTCCTCGCTCAGGCCGAGGCGCCTGCGCGTCCGGAGGATGCCGCCTTCCGAGCCCTTGACGTGCTTGAGCGCATCCCAGCGGACCGGCTGCGGTCAACTGCCCGCGACCGGCTCCGGGTCCTTGTCACGGCGTTGGGGGGCGCGGACATCGCCTCGGTGCGCGACCTGCATGAGCGAGTGCGGACTCTTCCGCCGCCTATCGACATCCACGGCCGCGGTATCACCGCATGA
- a CDS encoding ASCH domain-containing protein: MREKADHPPGTRHMNLYRRYFDLVASGRKAIEVRVQYPNLRNLAAGQYIRFACDTDECLVQVTRVARYSSFEEMLDSEGPSRVNPDSPREEQLANTRRIYGPEKEALGVLAIGIERVEQ, encoded by the coding sequence ATGAGAGAGAAAGCCGATCACCCGCCTGGCACCCGCCATATGAACCTCTACCGGAGGTATTTCGACCTGGTGGCCTCCGGCCGCAAGGCGATCGAGGTCCGCGTGCAGTACCCCAACCTGCGTAACCTCGCCGCCGGCCAGTACATCCGCTTCGCCTGCGATACGGATGAGTGCCTGGTTCAGGTCACGCGTGTCGCCCGCTACTCCTCCTTCGAGGAGATGCTCGACAGCGAAGGCCCCAGCCGGGTCAACCCTGACAGCCCTCGTGAGGAGCAGTTGGCCAACACCCGCCGCATCTACGGGCCCGAGAAAGAGGCTCTCGGAGTTCTGGCCATCGGGATCGAGCGCGTCGAGCAGTAG
- a CDS encoding helix-turn-helix domain-containing protein, which translates to MNDASTGHMIKCQRERQGMSTTGLATRSGCTTRHIELIEQGKRTPSLPLLRQISAVLGVRTAVLLGESPRDSHEPGRPQVADIERALFTYRTLVTDLEPPDVEQVAERVTAAREAWYSSPNKYSILMRALPNLIGDAETAP; encoded by the coding sequence ATGAACGACGCTAGCACGGGTCACATGATCAAGTGCCAGCGCGAACGCCAAGGCATGAGCACCACGGGCCTGGCCACCCGGTCCGGCTGCACGACCCGTCACATCGAACTGATCGAGCAGGGAAAACGGACTCCCTCTCTCCCGTTACTGCGGCAGATCTCCGCAGTCCTTGGAGTTCGTACCGCAGTGCTCTTAGGCGAGAGTCCCCGTGACTCACATGAGCCCGGACGTCCCCAGGTCGCCGACATCGAGCGGGCGCTGTTCACGTACAGAACGCTGGTGACCGACCTGGAACCGCCGGACGTCGAGCAGGTGGCCGAGCGTGTCACCGCCGCCCGTGAGGCGTGGTACAGCTCCCCCAACAAGTACTCCATCCTGATGCGGGCGCTGCCCAACCTCATCGGTGACGCTGAAACTGCGCCGTGA
- a CDS encoding reverse transcriptase N-terminal domain-containing protein, with product MVNGPEGSLCMDADRWERIDWRAQEEQVRRMRSRIFKAVQEGDRPKARNLQRT from the coding sequence ATGGTGAACGGACCTGAGGGCTCGCTCTGCATGGACGCCGATCGATGGGAACGCATCGATTGGCGTGCGCAAGAAGAGCAGGTACGGCGGATGCGGAGCAGGATCTTCAAGGCGGTTCAGGAGGGTGACCGGCCCAAGGCCAGGAACCTGCAGCGAACCTGA
- a CDS encoding peptidase gives MRLRTIVAGLLVAGALAPVTGTLDRSALAAASSSARGIGIRLLEAPVSARADMRAWAYIIDHLPPGSVIHRRVEVFNTTGSPKVVSLYAAAAQIRDRKFQFADGHTPNELSTWTTLSQHEVTLAPHARSAATATITVPDKAAPGERYAVIWAETAKAAPPGGGVAEVNRVGIRLYLDVGRGNPPPSDFTIDSLTAQRSPDGRQAVLAQVHNTGGRALDLSGDLKLTNSSGSLTAGPFKVQTGTTLAPGDAGPVTATLTEQVPNGPWRARIRLESGLTKRTAEATIQFPATGTAQAVTAEMDTGYYPMVALVGVVLAALAAITFLLIQRKRRSRREPGNA, from the coding sequence GTGCGTCTTCGTACCATCGTTGCCGGGCTGCTGGTGGCCGGGGCTCTCGCCCCGGTCACCGGCACGCTCGACAGGTCTGCGCTGGCAGCGGCCTCATCGTCTGCTCGCGGCATCGGGATCCGCCTGCTGGAGGCACCGGTCTCAGCGCGAGCCGACATGCGGGCCTGGGCCTACATCATCGATCACCTCCCGCCGGGTTCGGTCATCCACCGGCGGGTCGAGGTGTTCAACACGACCGGCTCACCTAAGGTTGTTTCGCTCTATGCGGCCGCGGCGCAGATCCGCGACCGGAAATTCCAGTTCGCCGACGGCCATACTCCCAATGAGCTGTCCACCTGGACCACCCTGAGTCAGCATGAGGTGACCCTGGCCCCGCACGCCCGCTCGGCAGCCACCGCGACCATCACCGTGCCGGACAAGGCTGCCCCCGGAGAGCGCTACGCCGTGATCTGGGCCGAGACGGCCAAGGCCGCGCCGCCCGGTGGAGGCGTCGCCGAGGTCAACCGCGTCGGTATCCGGCTCTACCTGGACGTCGGCCGCGGCAACCCGCCACCGTCGGACTTCACCATCGACTCACTGACGGCCCAACGCTCACCAGACGGCCGGCAGGCCGTCCTGGCGCAGGTGCACAACACCGGAGGCCGCGCCCTCGACCTCAGCGGCGACCTGAAACTGACCAACAGCTCCGGAAGCCTGACCGCCGGCCCGTTCAAGGTCCAAACGGGCACAACCCTTGCTCCCGGCGACGCCGGACCCGTCACCGCCACCCTCACCGAGCAGGTGCCCAACGGGCCCTGGCGCGCCCGTATCCGCCTGGAAAGTGGGCTGACGAAACGCACCGCCGAAGCGACCATCCAGTTCCCCGCGACCGGGACAGCACAAGCGGTCACAGCGGAAATGGACACCGGCTACTACCCCATGGTCGCGCTGGTCGGCGTCGTCCTCGCCGCACTCGCGGCGATCACGTTCCTGCTGATCCAGCGGAAACGCCGTTCGCGCCGAGAACCGGGCAACGCTTGA
- a CDS encoding peptidoglycan recognition protein family protein codes for MPYLTQLAIAARRTGYPVTEVPGWQQRGHGPQPAVRGIVCHHTAGPAAGGDYPSLAVVRSGRADLAGPLSHFGLGRDGRIYVIAAGRCWHNAPSTSDLHTNSNSLGIEAENDGRQPWPGDQVDAYQRLCAELCREFGLWASAVKGHKEVNAFKSDPHSIDMNDFRAVVARLIAGEDDDVSAKELWQHELKVPFGSPENPEWQAGNILVNAAKWAKDIRETVALHGAKLDGQTAAIRELAAALAQRDDEIDVEALVARIEAAIEGITVRLDVPDAPAT; via the coding sequence ATGCCGTATCTGACGCAGCTCGCCATCGCCGCCCGCCGTACCGGCTACCCCGTCACCGAGGTCCCCGGTTGGCAGCAGCGCGGCCATGGCCCGCAGCCGGCTGTCCGCGGGATCGTGTGCCACCACACAGCCGGTCCGGCCGCTGGAGGCGACTACCCGTCCCTGGCAGTGGTGCGTTCCGGGCGAGCGGACCTGGCGGGGCCGCTGTCGCACTTCGGGCTCGGCCGCGACGGACGGATCTACGTGATCGCTGCGGGCCGGTGCTGGCACAACGCGCCCAGCACATCGGACCTGCACACCAACTCCAACTCGCTCGGCATCGAGGCGGAGAACGACGGCCGCCAGCCGTGGCCAGGCGACCAGGTGGACGCCTACCAGCGGCTGTGCGCCGAGCTGTGCCGGGAGTTCGGGCTTTGGGCCTCCGCTGTGAAGGGCCACAAGGAGGTCAACGCCTTCAAGTCCGACCCGCACTCGATCGACATGAACGACTTCCGGGCCGTCGTGGCTCGGCTCATCGCAGGAGAGGACGACGACGTGAGCGCCAAAGAGCTGTGGCAGCACGAGCTGAAGGTTCCGTTCGGCAGCCCGGAGAACCCGGAGTGGCAGGCCGGGAACATCCTGGTCAACGCCGCCAAGTGGGCGAAGGACATCCGCGAGACGGTCGCCCTGCACGGCGCGAAGCTCGACGGGCAGACGGCCGCGATCCGCGAGCTCGCCGCGGCGCTCGCCCAGCGCGACGACGAGATCGACGTCGAGGCGCTCGTCGCTCGGATCGAGGCGGCGATCGAGGGCATCACGGTCCGCCTCGACGTTCCGGACGCACCCGCCACCTGA
- a CDS encoding IS701 family transposase — protein sequence MTARLPCPVAPGPLEEYAACFDDLFSALGQRRGFREYLAGLLLPRERNKTLTCLAGAEPVVGINDPAVQRLQYFLSESVWNPEAVNDRRVALLRADPAVAPHRGGVLVIDDSGDRKDGHATDHVSRQWLGRLGKTDNGIVTVTTLWADERLYVPLHAQPYTAACRLPGGTADPNFATKPKIAARLVAKALEAQIPFTAVVADCAYGDNDDYRRELRQLGLAYVLALKRRKGLWAPASADHTPVEAACALVWGGPEHPGDWTRVQRRFRDGHTEIWWAADASLGPWGPDEPYRLVIATTDPAMLPDASTWYLTTNLRRPGGYAADSPHPPADLAHIVRLYALRSWIEQGYKQVKDELGWADFQVRSSLAIRRHQTLVMAAFCFCWHTWLAGSGLPDGAVGPGDEPLPSPGENHSNGGQTVEDRGENQLRHPAQAVLAVSAAPRARLAHPLDTAPALLACLVQRAPAP from the coding sequence ATGACCGCTCGTCTGCCGTGCCCGGTGGCGCCTGGTCCGCTGGAAGAGTACGCGGCGTGTTTCGATGATCTGTTCTCCGCGCTCGGGCAGCGGCGCGGGTTTCGCGAGTATCTGGCCGGGCTGTTGCTGCCTCGCGAGCGCAACAAGACGCTGACCTGCCTGGCCGGGGCCGAACCCGTGGTGGGAATCAATGATCCGGCGGTGCAGCGGCTGCAGTACTTCCTGTCGGAATCGGTGTGGAACCCCGAGGCGGTCAACGACCGGCGGGTGGCGTTACTGCGGGCCGATCCGGCGGTTGCGCCGCACCGGGGCGGGGTGTTGGTGATCGACGACAGCGGCGACCGCAAAGACGGGCACGCCACCGATCACGTGTCCCGTCAGTGGCTGGGCCGGCTCGGTAAGACCGACAACGGGATCGTCACCGTCACCACTTTATGGGCTGATGAGCGGCTGTATGTGCCGCTGCACGCCCAGCCGTACACGGCGGCGTGTCGCCTGCCGGGCGGCACGGCGGATCCGAACTTCGCCACCAAACCGAAGATCGCCGCACGGTTGGTGGCCAAGGCGCTGGAGGCCCAGATCCCCTTCACCGCGGTGGTGGCCGACTGTGCCTACGGCGACAATGACGACTACCGCCGCGAGCTACGGCAGCTGGGGCTGGCGTATGTGCTGGCGCTCAAGCGGCGCAAGGGCCTGTGGGCGCCCGCCTCCGCCGATCACACCCCGGTCGAGGCCGCCTGTGCCCTGGTCTGGGGCGGGCCGGAGCATCCCGGCGACTGGACGCGTGTGCAGCGCCGTTTCCGTGACGGCCACACCGAGATCTGGTGGGCGGCTGATGCCTCCTTGGGTCCGTGGGGTCCCGATGAGCCCTACCGGCTGGTGATCGCCACCACCGATCCGGCGATGCTGCCGGATGCGAGCACCTGGTATCTGACCACCAACCTGCGCCGTCCCGGCGGCTACGCCGCCGACTCCCCGCACCCGCCGGCCGACCTCGCGCACATCGTGCGTCTGTACGCGCTGAGATCATGGATCGAGCAGGGCTACAAGCAGGTCAAAGACGAGCTCGGCTGGGCCGATTTCCAGGTCCGTTCCTCCCTGGCGATCCGCCGTCACCAGACGCTGGTGATGGCCGCGTTCTGCTTTTGCTGGCACACCTGGCTGGCCGGAAGCGGCCTGCCCGATGGCGCCGTGGGTCCGGGCGATGAACCGCTCCCCTCACCGGGTGAGAATCATTCCAACGGTGGCCAGACCGTCGAGGATCGGGGGGAAAATCAGCTCCGACACCCAGCTCAGGCCGTCTTGGCCGTCAGCGCTGCGCCACGTGCGCGGCTGGCTCACCCCTTGGACACGGCTCCAGCGCTACTGGCGTGCCTGGTCCAACGCGCCCCCGCCCCCTGA
- a CDS encoding IS630 family transposase (programmed frameshift), translated as MRYSDRSGGLSAAERARREALRFRAADMFAGGIKPPWAAQLLGITRKSAYEWYAVWLKGGKAALVSKGAAGAGCKLTADQVERLKAELDRGAAAHGWDDQRWTAARVATVIAERFHIHYTARGVAYLLQRLGWSFQVPVHHATKRDEEQIQHWKRWTWPALKERGRPGVPGSASPMSPARALRPPKGRTWARRGHTPVLTVSYGGQGRVSIAGLVCVKPGMRTRLIYRTLTYHRRKGEPKGFGVEQFKALLHAAHAQLGGPISLVWDSLPEHLCARMRDWITEQEDWLVVYRFPAYAPELNPAEGLWANLRGTLLNFAVRGIDQLTVLIRHGLKRMQYQPGLLDGFIAETGLVLFDPP; from the exons ATGAGGTATTCAGACAGAAGCGGGGGACTGTCTGCGGCCGAGCGGGCCCGGCGTGAGGCGCTGAGGTTCCGGGCGGCGGACATGTTCGCCGGAGGGATCAAACCGCCGTGGGCGGCCCAACTGCTGGGAATCACCCGTAAGTCGGCCTATGAGTGGTACGCCGTCTGGTTGAAGGGCGGCAAAGCCGCGCTGGTCTCCAAGGGCGCCGCCGGAGCCGGCTGCAAGCTGACCGCTGACCAGGTGGAGCGGCTGAAGGCCGAACTGGATCGGGGCGCCGCCGCGCACGGCTGGGACGATCAGCGCTGGACGGCCGCCCGGGTCGCCACCGTGATCGCCGAAAGGTTCCACATCCACTACACCGCACGCGGGGTGGCCTACCTGCTCCAGCGGCTGGGCTGGTCCTTCCAGGTCCCCGTGCATCACGCCACCAAGCGCGATGAGGAGCAGATCCAGCACTGGAAGAGGTGGACGTGGCCCGCTTTAAAAGAACGCGGGCGGCCTGGAGTTCCTGGCTCTGCTTCGCCGATGAGTCCGGCCAGAGCCT TGAGGCCGCCCAAAGGGCGTACCTGGGCCCGCCGGGGCCACACCCCGGTCCTGACGGTGTCCTACGGCGGACAAGGACGGGTCTCGATCGCCGGGCTGGTCTGCGTCAAGCCCGGGATGCGTACCCGGCTGATCTATCGCACCCTCACCTATCACCGGCGCAAGGGCGAGCCCAAGGGGTTTGGCGTCGAGCAGTTCAAGGCCCTGCTGCACGCCGCGCACGCCCAGCTCGGCGGCCCGATCTCGCTGGTGTGGGACAGTCTGCCCGAACACCTCTGCGCCCGGATGCGCGACTGGATCACCGAGCAGGAGGACTGGCTGGTGGTCTACCGGTTCCCGGCGTATGCGCCTGAGCTGAACCCTGCGGAGGGCCTCTGGGCCAACCTGCGCGGCACGCTGCTCAACTTCGCCGTTCGCGGCATCGACCAACTGACTGTCCTGATCAGGCACGGGCTGAAACGGATGCAGTACCAGCCCGGCCTGCTGGACGGGTTCATCGCCGAGACCGGCCTCGTCCTCTTCGACCCACCGTAG
- a CDS encoding IS982 family transposase, whose amino-acid sequence MTTDLNTLAIAIYVKIDDALKASPDLVPWRPKGGIAPTLSDAELITPAVMSALLGFTSERRWLRHAYAELTGMFPYLPGQSGYGKRLRKASGLVLHMIRMLAADTSLWSDDVWVIDSTPVECGRSRETARRSDLAGWATYGYCASHSRYFWGLRLHLLCTLGGLPVAFALTGAKADERKTLLGMLDAAPELVAAHPGQTIIGDKNYYGRAFERAVADRDLTLLRPARKNEPERAGAQLFKPLRQVIESINQTFKGQLDLERHGGRTPAGVVIRVLTRILALTAAIWHNDKTGQPIKRSLIAYDH is encoded by the coding sequence GTGACGACAGACCTAAACACCCTCGCCATCGCAATCTACGTCAAGATCGACGACGCGCTGAAGGCTTCGCCGGATTTGGTGCCCTGGCGTCCGAAGGGTGGCATCGCACCTACGCTCAGTGACGCTGAGCTGATCACGCCGGCGGTGATGTCGGCGCTGCTGGGCTTCACCTCCGAGCGGCGCTGGCTACGCCACGCGTACGCCGAACTGACCGGCATGTTCCCCTATCTTCCCGGCCAGTCCGGCTACGGCAAGCGGCTCCGCAAGGCGTCCGGCCTGGTCCTGCACATGATCAGGATGCTCGCGGCCGACACCTCATTGTGGAGCGATGACGTGTGGGTCATCGACTCCACCCCGGTGGAGTGCGGCCGCTCCCGGGAGACGGCCCGGCGCAGTGATCTCGCCGGGTGGGCGACTTACGGCTACTGCGCCAGTCACTCCCGGTATTTTTGGGGGTTGCGGCTGCATCTGCTGTGCACCCTGGGCGGGCTGCCGGTCGCCTTCGCGCTCACCGGCGCCAAGGCCGACGAACGAAAGACCCTGCTGGGGATGCTCGACGCCGCCCCCGAGCTGGTGGCGGCCCACCCGGGTCAAACGATCATCGGCGACAAGAACTACTACGGCCGCGCGTTCGAACGGGCTGTCGCCGACCGTGACCTGACCTTGCTGCGGCCGGCTCGCAAGAACGAGCCCGAACGGGCCGGCGCACAGCTGTTCAAGCCGTTACGACAGGTCATAGAGTCGATCAACCAGACCTTCAAGGGGCAGCTTGACCTGGAGCGTCACGGCGGCCGCACGCCTGCCGGAGTCGTCATCCGCGTGCTTACCCGGATCCTCGCGCTGACCGCCGCGATCTGGCACAACGACAAAACCGGCCAACCGATCAAACGATCCCTGATCGCTTACGACCACTGA